The Sedimentisphaera salicampi genome includes a region encoding these proteins:
- a CDS encoding PEP-CTERM sorting domain-containing protein yields the protein MANLKTTALVMLAAVSVQAAYVSVTFSATADSTNFGYTQGESYSFTWVVNDGFTGGGNDFFTTAEGGGENINYWEEYHASDPMLIADFSGDGLSGTYERASGPYGLIIAEDDDLKSISVADIYYGASGLTAQGSSLYGAGAKELEVTGFSNTFTGEFVNPAEYLAQREGTYDVTSGDLYLSFKDGVGAPTSFYFTPDEFTIEEVPEPATMALLGLGGLFIRRRRRA from the coding sequence ATGGCAAATTTAAAAACAACCGCTTTAGTGATGTTGGCTGCTGTTTCAGTGCAGGCGGCTTATGTATCGGTTACGTTCAGCGCAACTGCTGACAGCACTAACTTTGGATACACACAGGGAGAAAGCTATTCCTTTACATGGGTGGTTAACGACGGCTTTACAGGCGGAGGCAACGATTTCTTTACAACCGCAGAAGGCGGAGGAGAGAACATAAATTACTGGGAGGAATACCACGCATCTGATCCTATGCTGATAGCGGATTTTTCCGGCGACGGCTTAAGCGGAACCTACGAGCGGGCTTCAGGCCCATACGGGCTCATTATCGCTGAGGATGATGATTTGAAAAGTATAAGTGTTGCAGATATCTATTACGGAGCATCAGGTTTAACAGCCCAAGGAAGCTCTTTATATGGTGCCGGAGCAAAGGAACTTGAAGTAACAGGCTTTTCCAACACCTTCACTGGAGAGTTTGTTAATCCAGCGGAATACTTAGCCCAGCGTGAAGGAACATACGATGTTACCAGCGGAGATTTATACTTAAGCTTTAAGGACGGCGTGGGAGCTCCTACTTCCTTTTATTTCACCCCCGACGAGTTTACTATTGAGGAAGTCCCCGAGCCGGCGACGATGGCTCTTCTCGGCCTCGGCGGCCTCTTCATCCGCCGCAGAAGAAGAGCGTGA
- a CDS encoding PEP-CTERM sorting domain-containing protein, producing the protein MMCYLRNLMCLSVLIALLLAAPAFSAYTFEGGNAISHEVGGEEISVSDWSEVSSGDELYIGHDAWGKLTGDGGSGTVYNTYVGYNGEGEMVLAGSSTDFTNDNDFAVGAFDSGELSVSNGASLLVRAGLQVGLESQGIMTVDGGDVNGGGGIIMNNSDSADADGSSLTITGGGTVDAYSLSHYNNSSSMTIEDGTADFVDGYGIVVYGGTFTINVGLSGSLKLGQFYHNDMESFLGFIDAQNDSTINLNLWDGSDYVDYSALTEDVDYQVNGGELTIVPEPATMALLGLGGLFVRRRRT; encoded by the coding sequence ATGATGTGTTATTTAAGGAATTTGATGTGTTTGTCTGTGCTAATCGCTTTGCTTCTTGCAGCCCCCGCATTCAGCGCATACACGTTTGAAGGCGGAAATGCAATTTCTCATGAAGTAGGCGGGGAGGAAATTTCAGTTTCTGACTGGTCAGAAGTTTCCTCTGGCGATGAATTGTATATTGGCCATGACGCATGGGGCAAACTAACCGGCGACGGCGGCTCTGGAACGGTTTATAATACTTATGTAGGCTATAACGGCGAGGGTGAAATGGTTCTTGCTGGAAGCAGTACAGATTTTACAAACGATAACGATTTTGCCGTGGGTGCGTTTGACAGCGGAGAGTTATCTGTCTCAAACGGAGCCTCTCTCTTGGTTAGAGCTGGCTTGCAGGTAGGATTAGAGTCTCAGGGAATTATGACCGTTGACGGCGGAGACGTGAATGGTGGAGGAGGAATTATTATGAATAATTCTGATTCTGCCGATGCGGACGGCAGCAGCCTTACAATCACAGGCGGCGGTACTGTAGATGCATATTCGCTTTCTCATTATAACAATTCCTCCTCTATGACCATTGAAGACGGGACAGCCGATTTTGTTGATGGTTATGGTATAGTTGTTTATGGAGGGACATTTACAATTAACGTAGGCCTTTCCGGAAGTTTAAAACTTGGCCAGTTTTATCATAACGATATGGAGAGCTTTCTGGGGTTTATTGATGCACAGAATGACTCAACCATAAACCTCAATCTCTGGGACGGCTCGGATTATGTGGATTATTCTGCGCTCACTGAAGACGTGGATTATCAGGTAAATGGCGGTGAGCTTACAATCGTCCCCGAGCCGGCGACGATGGCTCTTCTAGGCCTCGGCGGCCTCTTCGTCCGCCGCAGAAGAACATAA
- a CDS encoding PEP-CTERM sorting domain-containing protein — protein sequence MANLKTAALVMLAAVSVQAAYVSVTFSATADSTNFGYTQGESYSFTWVVNDGFTGGGNDSFTTAEGGGENINYWEEYHASDPMLIADFSGDGLSGTYERASGPYGLIIAEDDDLKNVSVSDIYYGASGLTAQGSSLYGAGAKELEVTGFSNTFTGEFVNPAEYLAQREGTYDVTSGDLYLSFKDGVGAPTSFYFTPDEFTIEEVPEPATMALLGLGGLFIRRKRT from the coding sequence ATGGCAAATTTAAAAACAGCCGCTTTAGTGATGTTGGCTGCTGTTTCAGTGCAGGCGGCTTATGTATCGGTTACGTTCAGTGCAACTGCTGACAGCACTAACTTTGGATACACACAGGGAGAAAGCTATTCCTTCACATGGGTGGTTAACGACGGCTTTACAGGCGGGGGCAACGATTCCTTTACAACAGCAGAAGGCGGAGGAGAGAACATAAATTACTGGGAGGAATACCACGCATCTGATCCTATGCTGATAGCGGATTTTTCCGGCGACGGCTTAAGCGGAACCTACGAGCGGGCTTCAGGCCCATACGGGCTCATTATCGCTGAGGATGATGATTTGAAAAATGTCAGTGTTTCAGATATCTATTACGGAGCATCAGGTTTAACAGCCCAAGGAAGCTCTTTATATGGTGCCGGAGCAAAGGAACTTGAAGTAACAGGCTTTTCCAACACCTTCACTGGAGAGTTTGTTAATCCAGCGGAATACTTAGCCCAGCGTGAAGGAACATACGATGTTACCAGCGGAGATTTATACTTAAGCTTTAAGGACGGCGTGGGAGCTCCTACTTCCTTTTATTTCACCCCCGACGAGTTTACTATTGAGGAAGTCCCCGAGCCGGCAACGATGGCTCTTCTCGGCCTCGGCGGCCTCTTCATCCGCCGCAAAAGAACATAA
- a CDS encoding PEP-CTERM sorting domain-containing protein, whose protein sequence is MMCYLRNLMCLSVLIALLLAAPAFSAYTFEGSNAMKDWDGDNETSPYAIDDWSDVDSDDGLQIGYNSWGKLTGDGGSETVYNTNVGNNGEGEMVLAGSSTDFTNTNIFSVGKFDSGELSVSNGASLSVTEGLKVGYQSQGIMTVHGGDVSAGRIRMNDSFNAEGSSLTITGSGTVSASAIYHDNNSSSMTIEDGIVDAGNIYAYEGTFTINVGLSGSLALKWGGDDMSSFLGNIDAFNDSTINLNLWDGSDYVDYSALTEDVDYQVDGGELTIVPEPATMALLGLGGLFIRRRRT, encoded by the coding sequence ATGATGTGTTATTTAAGGAATTTGATGTGTTTGTCTGTGCTAATCGCTTTGCTTCTTGCAGCCCCCGCCTTCAGTGCGTACACATTTGAAGGCAGCAATGCAATGAAAGACTGGGACGGAGATAATGAGACAAGTCCTTATGCAATAGATGATTGGTCTGATGTTGACTCAGACGACGGATTGCAGATTGGATACAACAGCTGGGGCAAACTTACCGGGGACGGCGGTTCTGAAACGGTTTATAATACTAATGTAGGCAATAACGGCGAGGGTGAAATGGTTCTTGCTGGAAGCAGTACAGATTTTACAAACACTAACATTTTTTCCGTGGGTAAGTTTGATAGCGGAGAGTTATCTGTCTCAAACGGAGCCTCTCTCAGCGTTACTGAGGGCTTGAAGGTAGGATATCAGTCTCAGGGAATTATGACCGTTCACGGCGGAGACGTGTCGGCTGGAAGAATTCGTATGAATGATTCTTTCAATGCTGAAGGCAGCAGCCTTACAATCACAGGCAGCGGTACTGTATCAGCATCTGCGATTTATCATGATAACAATTCCTCCTCTATGACCATAGAAGACGGAATAGTTGATGCAGGAAATATCTATGCCTATGAAGGGACATTTACAATTAACGTAGGCCTTTCCGGGAGTTTAGCACTTAAATGGGGTGGGGATGATATGAGCAGCTTTCTGGGGAATATTGATGCCTTCAATGATTCAACCATAAACCTCAATCTCTGGGACGGCTCGGATTATGTGGATTATTCTGCGCTCACTGAAGACGTGGATTATCAGGTAGATGGCGGTGAGCTTACAATCGTCCCCGAGCCGGCGACGATGGCTCTTCTCGGCCTCGGCGGCCTCTTCATCCGCCGCAGAAGAACATAA
- a CDS encoding PEP-CTERM sorting domain-containing protein, with translation MKNLLPLAAVVIAISACSVSAAYDPVITVTGTALSNNNRGYTPGQEYDFTFVLNGSRSEEQNYDMYNTYQNMWQTDLPESEAVVEDIYGSGVSGDYQRPQDPWEWITVNSNGLHIKSDVEAGSMNLFTPEDDEIFQIVLTEIVLPEESFDYTTTSYKTPWQYFSDYLGEYEVLDGGGLTVNYSTVLDVDSVTITPEPATMALLGLGGLFIRRRRT, from the coding sequence ATGAAAAATTTATTGCCTCTGGCGGCGGTTGTAATTGCAATTTCAGCGTGTTCTGTTTCGGCCGCTTACGATCCTGTGATCACTGTAACGGGCACAGCTCTAAGCAATAATAATAGGGGATACACTCCCGGGCAGGAGTACGATTTCACTTTTGTTCTCAACGGCTCGCGTTCAGAAGAACAGAACTATGATATGTACAATACATATCAGAATATGTGGCAAACCGATCTGCCTGAATCCGAAGCAGTAGTTGAAGATATCTATGGCTCAGGAGTATCGGGGGACTACCAAAGGCCGCAAGACCCATGGGAATGGATTACTGTCAATTCAAACGGCCTGCATATTAAATCAGATGTAGAAGCAGGAAGTATGAACCTGTTTACACCCGAGGATGATGAAATATTCCAAATAGTATTAACTGAGATTGTTCTTCCCGAAGAATCCTTTGATTACACCACGACTTCCTACAAAACCCCCTGGCAATACTTTTCCGATTACCTTGGCGAATATGAGGTATTGGATGGTGGAGGGCTGACTGTCAACTACTCGACTGTTTTAGATGTGGATTCGGTTACCATCACCCCCGAGCCGGCGACGATGGCTCTTCTCGGCCTCGGCGGCCTCTTCATCCGCCGCAGAAGAACTTAA
- a CDS encoding SUMF1/EgtB/PvdO family nonheme iron enzyme yields the protein MKNVYLYLAALVLIASAGLGAYSENFGSGDNQFTLSFVDISGDASSANGTSIGSGKTFVDPGYNYRMGTYEVTNDQWSKFKAEYGDVTGTPPTAYDMNPYWTGSSVPTNYVSWYEAAQFVNYLNTSKGHQAAYKFTGTQGESSYALSTWSEAEAAGGTNLYRHKDAQFFLPTEDEWVKAAYWNGESIQTYATTNGSVPQAGDDSNYDEAVGEPWDVGSGSEELNGTFDMMGNVWEWMESPYSDENFGAGSSRGIRGGGYASYDGYLASSDRYDIGPNNEYYDTGFRVASVPEPATMALLGLGGLFIRRRRT from the coding sequence ATGAAGAATGTGTATTTGTATTTGGCGGCGCTAGTCCTTATCGCTTCGGCAGGCCTTGGGGCGTACAGCGAAAATTTCGGCAGCGGGGATAATCAGTTTACGCTGAGCTTTGTTGATATCTCTGGAGATGCGAGCAGCGCCAACGGAACAAGTATCGGCAGCGGGAAAACGTTTGTTGACCCGGGCTACAACTACCGTATGGGTACTTACGAGGTAACCAACGACCAGTGGAGCAAATTCAAAGCGGAGTACGGAGACGTAACCGGAACGCCGCCAACCGCTTATGACATGAATCCATATTGGACAGGTTCCAGCGTGCCGACAAATTACGTAAGCTGGTATGAGGCTGCTCAGTTCGTAAACTATCTGAACACAAGCAAGGGGCATCAGGCGGCGTATAAGTTTACCGGCACGCAGGGGGAAAGCAGCTACGCCCTTAGCACGTGGAGCGAAGCAGAGGCGGCAGGCGGAACAAACCTCTACCGCCATAAGGACGCCCAATTCTTCCTGCCCACAGAGGATGAATGGGTGAAGGCGGCATACTGGAACGGAGAGAGCATCCAGACATACGCCACGACAAACGGCTCTGTGCCGCAAGCCGGCGATGATTCTAACTATGATGAAGCTGTTGGTGAGCCGTGGGATGTCGGCAGCGGCAGCGAGGAGCTCAACGGTACTTTCGATATGATGGGCAACGTGTGGGAGTGGATGGAAAGCCCATACAGCGATGAAAATTTCGGCGCAGGCAGTTCGCGTGGGATCCGGGGCGGCGGTTACGCCAGCTACGACGGCTACCTCGCCTCTTCCGACCGCTACGACATCGGCCCGAACAACGAGTACTACGACACAGGTTTTCGTGTTGCCTCCGTCCCCGAGCCGGCAACGATGGCTCTTCTCGGCCTCGGCGGCCTCTTCATCCGCCGCAGAAGAACTTAA
- a CDS encoding PEP-CTERM sorting domain-containing protein: protein MKNLLPLAALVVMASASLAAYNPVFTINAEASETALGYQEGQSYSFSFVADGSRTEQADDVFSQSQNFWNAELTGQAPVFLDIYGSGVSGEYQTPDSTDSDPKDKLGIYHIDDFYNNTTEFYLSAMADSSNLNITAPNGDYLKLVKFVDYDDSFGFDFSSQTYLTPEAYFSDYLGEYDISGSFEVANENSNYANFTPTSVTITPEPATMALLGLGGLFIRRRRT from the coding sequence ATGAAAAATTTATTGCCTCTGGCGGCGCTGGTTGTTATGGCTTCTGCAAGCTTGGCGGCGTACAATCCTGTGTTTACAATTAATGCCGAGGCCTCAGAAACGGCATTAGGCTATCAGGAAGGCCAGTCTTACAGCTTCAGCTTTGTTGCTGACGGCTCAAGAACCGAGCAGGCGGACGATGTATTCAGCCAATCTCAAAACTTCTGGAATGCAGAGCTCACAGGACAAGCCCCTGTGTTTCTGGATATTTACGGCTCAGGCGTTTCAGGTGAATATCAGACGCCGGATTCGACAGATTCTGATCCAAAAGATAAATTGGGCATTTATCATATAGATGATTTCTACAATAACACCACAGAATTCTACCTTTCTGCAATGGCAGATTCCAGCAATCTAAACATCACTGCGCCAAACGGTGATTATTTGAAACTTGTCAAATTTGTTGATTATGATGACAGCTTCGGCTTTGACTTTTCCAGCCAGACCTACTTAACCCCCGAAGCGTATTTCTCGGATTATTTAGGGGAGTATGATATCAGCGGCTCTTTCGAAGTTGCAAATGAAAACTCGAACTATGCAAATTTTACTCCAACTTCGGTTACCATCACCCCCGAGCCGGCGACGATGGCTCTTCTCGGCCTCGGCGGCCTCTTCATCCGCCGCAGAAGAACTTAA
- a CDS encoding SUMF1/EgtB/PvdO family nonheme iron enzyme has product MKNLYLYLAALALIASAGLGAYSENFGSGDNQFTLSFVDISGDASSANGTSIRSGGGKTFVDPGYNYRMGTYEITNDQWTKFKAEYGDVTGNYLSAYNESPYYTGSSVPTNNVSWYEAAQFVNYLNTSKGHQAAYKFTGTQGESDYTLGTWSAGKAWEGENLYRHKDAQFFLPTEDEWVKAAYWNGESIQTYATTDDSVPQAGEDSNYGNAVGEPWDVGSGSEELNGTFDMMGNVWEWIEEPHDHDGSYTLSNGGLLRGDAYNSGNDWITSSDYGTLYNYYEETNNGFRVASVPEPATMALLGLGGLFIRRRRT; this is encoded by the coding sequence ATGAAAAATTTGTATTTGTATTTGGCGGCGCTGGCCCTTATAGCGTCGGCAGGCCTTGGGGCGTACAGCGAAAATTTCGGCAGCGGGGATAATCAGTTTACGCTGAGCTTTGTTGATATCTCGGGTGATGCGAGCAGCGCCAACGGGACAAGTATCAGGAGCGGGGGCGGGAAAACGTTTGTTGACCCGGGCTACAACTACCGTATGGGCACCTATGAAATAACCAACGACCAGTGGACAAAGTTCAAAGCTGAGTACGGAGACGTAACCGGCAATTATTTGAGTGCTTATAACGAAAGCCCATATTATACCGGTTCCAGCGTTCCCACTAACAATGTAAGCTGGTATGAGGCGGCTCAGTTCGTGAACTATCTGAACACAAGCAAGGGGCATCAGGCGGCCTATAAGTTTACCGGCACGCAGGGTGAAAGCGACTACACTCTCGGCACTTGGTCAGCCGGCAAGGCTTGGGAAGGCGAAAACCTCTATCGCCATAAGGATGCCCAATTCTTCCTGCCCACAGAGGATGAATGGGTGAAGGCGGCATACTGGAACGGAGAGAGCATCCAGACATACGCCACGACAGACGACTCTGTGCCGCAAGCCGGAGAGGATTCTAACTACGGCAATGCTGTTGGTGAGCCCTGGGATGTCGGCAGCGGCAGCGAAGAGCTCAACGGTACTTTCGATATGATGGGCAATGTGTGGGAGTGGATTGAGGAACCTCACGATCACGATGGTAGTTACACACTCTCCAATGGGGGCCTACTCAGGGGCGACGCTTATAATAGTGGTAATGACTGGATCACTTCTTCCGATTACGGCACCCTATATAATTATTATGAGGAAACAAATAATGGTTTTCGTGTTGCCTCCGTCCCCGAGCCGGCGACGATGGCTCTTCTCGGCCTCGGCGGCCTCTTCATCCGCCGCAGAAGAACATAA
- a CDS encoding CobW family GTP-binding protein, whose product MAISVYVLTGYLGAGKTTALNSILKSEQFRDKRISLIINEFGRIGVDGKLIENRSFPIYEINKGSVFCVCTKTDFIKTVSQIREQGDTDILIIEATGIAESCDIESFMNEPAFRKGFEIKANVCLVDAANFTKIAPFLKPAVSQVQYADLINITKTDIADENEIAAVKKLVRNYNPQAEISAGVYGRGLAEDIMQTKRIERESAGISMKPPEDVIAVSFSPEGDADREEFLSLLKSLEDKILRLKGYLKFEGQLEYIEVVCGKVFNRKEPSNNPTSLTVIAWKISREELEQKFKEVLKI is encoded by the coding sequence ATGGCAATTTCGGTTTATGTATTAACAGGATACCTCGGGGCGGGCAAGACCACCGCCTTGAATTCGATCCTGAAAAGCGAGCAGTTCAGGGATAAGAGAATCTCGCTGATAATCAACGAATTCGGCAGAATCGGCGTTGACGGCAAACTTATCGAAAACCGCTCATTCCCGATTTACGAGATTAACAAGGGCAGCGTTTTCTGCGTATGCACGAAAACCGATTTCATCAAAACCGTTTCCCAAATCAGGGAGCAGGGAGATACAGACATCCTGATAATCGAGGCTACAGGAATCGCTGAATCCTGCGATATTGAAAGCTTTATGAACGAGCCGGCATTCAGGAAGGGGTTTGAGATAAAGGCGAATGTATGCCTCGTAGATGCGGCGAACTTCACCAAAATCGCGCCGTTCCTCAAGCCTGCTGTTTCGCAGGTGCAGTATGCAGACCTTATAAACATAACCAAAACAGACATCGCAGATGAGAATGAGATTGCTGCCGTTAAGAAGCTCGTGAGAAACTACAACCCGCAGGCTGAGATTTCCGCAGGTGTGTACGGACGAGGGCTTGCTGAGGATATCATGCAAACCAAACGCATTGAGAGAGAATCTGCCGGCATCTCTATGAAACCGCCTGAGGATGTTATAGCTGTTTCTTTCAGCCCCGAAGGAGACGCAGACAGAGAAGAATTTCTATCGCTTTTGAAAAGTCTTGAGGATAAAATCCTCAGGCTCAAGGGATATTTGAAATTTGAAGGGCAGCTTGAATATATAGAGGTAGTATGCGGGAAGGTTTTCAACAGAAAAGAACCCTCAAACAACCCCACTTCGCTTACAGTAATCGCTTGGAAAATCAGCAGAGAAGAGCTTGAACAGAAATTCAAAGAAGTACTGAAAATATAG
- a CDS encoding uroporphyrinogen decarboxylase family protein, with protein MTGRERVLNAIRCKETDRIPWVPFVGSHAGALLGVGAEEYFKSAELISEGAQLAAERYKPDGLPVTFDLQIEAEVLGCDVKYSQDNPPAVFGHPLIKGKSLDDLWIPQKDEGRIKTVLQAAETIRQKNPDIALYATITGPFTLALHLLGTDIFMKMFEDVDWVKKLIAYCSEVAKKMSEYYIEAGCDVIALVDPMTSQIGPDMFKQFVSPYAADIFEFIRQKGAAGSFFVCGHAQQNIEAMRDCKPENISIDENISLEFVRQKCEGTQVSFGGNLQLTTVLLLGSEIDSAKDAVRCIDSGGKTGFILAPGCDLPYATPPENLEAVTKVVQDEYEQQIARNIPDESIKFEDISLPNYQDSQKVTVNVITLDSEACAPCQYMVDAVKTVCGKFGDKVEWQEHKIKTRDGLKVMAALGVQNIPTVCIDGEISFISRIPPKEELEEVISKKLQQKAECTG; from the coding sequence ATGACAGGCAGAGAAAGAGTATTAAACGCGATAAGGTGCAAAGAAACCGACCGCATACCTTGGGTTCCGTTTGTGGGCAGTCATGCGGGCGCGCTTTTGGGAGTAGGTGCGGAGGAGTATTTCAAATCAGCGGAGCTCATCTCCGAGGGCGCTCAGCTTGCTGCAGAGAGATACAAGCCCGATGGGCTGCCGGTAACCTTCGATCTCCAAATAGAGGCTGAGGTGCTTGGATGCGATGTTAAATACTCTCAGGACAACCCGCCCGCTGTGTTCGGGCATCCGCTGATTAAGGGCAAGAGCCTTGATGATCTGTGGATACCCCAGAAGGATGAAGGCAGGATAAAAACAGTTCTGCAGGCCGCAGAAACAATCAGGCAGAAAAATCCCGATATCGCCCTGTACGCAACAATCACAGGCCCTTTCACGCTCGCCCTTCATCTTCTCGGCACAGATATATTTATGAAGATGTTTGAGGATGTGGACTGGGTAAAGAAGCTCATCGCATACTGCAGCGAGGTTGCCAAGAAGATGAGCGAATACTATATCGAGGCCGGATGCGATGTTATCGCCCTTGTTGACCCGATGACAAGCCAGATTGGCCCGGATATGTTCAAGCAGTTTGTTTCTCCCTATGCCGCAGATATATTTGAGTTTATCAGGCAGAAAGGGGCAGCAGGTTCATTCTTTGTTTGCGGGCACGCCCAGCAGAATATCGAGGCAATGCGGGACTGCAAACCTGAAAACATCTCTATAGACGAAAATATCTCGCTCGAATTTGTAAGGCAGAAGTGCGAAGGCACGCAGGTGAGCTTTGGCGGAAACCTCCAGCTCACAACGGTTCTGCTTCTCGGCTCGGAGATTGATTCGGCAAAAGATGCGGTGCGCTGCATAGACAGCGGCGGAAAAACCGGCTTCATCCTTGCCCCGGGCTGCGATCTGCCCTATGCTACGCCGCCGGAAAACCTCGAAGCTGTTACGAAAGTTGTGCAGGATGAATACGAACAGCAGATTGCAAGAAATATTCCTGATGAGAGCATCAAGTTCGAGGATATCAGCCTGCCGAATTATCAGGACTCTCAGAAGGTAACGGTAAACGTTATCACTTTAGACTCCGAGGCCTGCGCACCATGTCAGTATATGGTGGATGCGGTAAAGACGGTCTGCGGGAAATTCGGAGACAAAGTGGAATGGCAGGAGCATAAAATCAAAACACGAGACGGGCTGAAAGTTATGGCGGCTCTGGGCGTTCAGAATATCCCCACCGTCTGCATTGACGGCGAGATTTCATTCATCTCCAGAATTCCGCCGAAAGAAGAGCTTGAAGAGGTAATCAGCAAAAAGCTCCAGCAAAAGGCAGAGTGTACTGGATGA
- a CDS encoding IS4 family transposase yields the protein MTPAKHQYTVLKQICQYIPAYLVSKLSRFYGIDKQSRTFSCWSHIVSMLHVQIAHSLSLNDVADTLRNHSGALIPIRRATPPSRNGLSHANRVRDPRMAETLFWEVLSHIQAQHPNFGRGHKYSGLPRRFKRAIYAVDSTTIQLVANCIDWAKHRRRKAAAKCHMQLNLQTFLPQFAIVKEASTHDSTEAYQLCQNLKSGEIAVFDKAYVDFKHLADLDRRELFWVTRAKDNMKYRFVKQNTEPKGDIQYDALIELEMPKSYEAYPKQLRLVKAYVEVNGEKKLMKFITNNTQWAPSSICGLYKCRWGIEVFFKQIKQTLQLSDFLGHSQEAILWQVWTAMLAYILIRYIGFLGKWKGTFSRLFTLLRGVLFSRLDVFSVMAACGTARGSPRMVASPQQAYLPGFNM from the coding sequence ATGACACCCGCTAAGCATCAATATACAGTTCTCAAGCAGATATGCCAATATATTCCTGCTTATCTTGTTTCAAAATTATCCCGGTTTTACGGTATTGACAAGCAATCACGAACATTTTCGTGCTGGTCTCACATTGTATCTATGCTTCATGTCCAGATTGCTCACAGCCTCTCGCTGAACGACGTTGCCGACACATTGCGTAATCATTCCGGAGCTTTGATTCCTATTCGCCGTGCAACCCCACCAAGCAGGAATGGGCTTTCTCATGCAAACAGGGTTCGAGATCCTCGTATGGCAGAGACTCTCTTCTGGGAGGTGCTGTCCCATATCCAAGCCCAGCATCCTAATTTTGGCAGAGGTCATAAATACTCCGGCCTTCCAAGGCGTTTTAAGAGAGCAATATATGCGGTTGATTCAACAACGATTCAGCTTGTAGCCAACTGTATTGACTGGGCTAAACATCGCAGACGCAAAGCCGCTGCAAAGTGCCACATGCAGCTTAATCTCCAGACATTCCTGCCTCAATTTGCTATTGTAAAAGAAGCCTCAACCCATGATTCGACAGAGGCTTATCAGCTCTGTCAGAACCTTAAAAGCGGCGAAATAGCGGTTTTTGACAAGGCTTACGTGGATTTTAAGCATCTGGCTGATCTTGACAGGCGAGAATTATTCTGGGTTACCAGAGCCAAAGACAATATGAAATATCGTTTTGTTAAACAGAATACAGAACCAAAAGGTGATATCCAATACGATGCATTAATTGAACTTGAAATGCCGAAAAGCTATGAGGCCTACCCGAAGCAGCTCCGTTTGGTTAAGGCTTATGTGGAAGTTAACGGCGAGAAAAAGCTTATGAAATTTATCACTAACAATACTCAGTGGGCGCCGAGCAGTATCTGCGGCCTATATAAATGCCGATGGGGCATAGAGGTGTTTTTCAAGCAAATAAAGCAGACTTTGCAGCTAAGCGATTTCCTAGGGCATAGCCAAGAAGCGATTCTATGGCAAGTATGGACGGCAATGCTTGCTTATATTTTAATACGGTATATAGGTTTCCTCGGCAAATGGAAAGGAACATTCAGTCGATTGTTTACTTTGCTGAGGGGTGTATTATTCAGCCGGCTGGATGTTTTTAGCGTTATGGCTGCCTGTGGGACAGCACGTGGTTCACCGCGTATGGTTGCAAGCCCTCAGCAGGCTTATTTGCCAGGTTTTAATATGTAG